In the genome of Ancylomarina subtilis, one region contains:
- a CDS encoding magnesium transporter CorA family protein, with amino-acid sequence MIKIFKSFGGYIEIPKAEKGCWINVTQPTSDEVQRLHHEFQLPADIIQDILDTDERSRVEFDDDWSLVIMRVPVESSNKGTPFHTIPLGIYVSQDFTLTLCLQNNEVLPIEKSSPFREQYSAVSDVYNFILRLFLRSGNIYLKYLKQINQQTALIEQDLEKSIKNRELNKLLKMEKCLVYFITSIKANEIVLAKLRNSKKISSEINQDLLDDAIIENKQALEMAQIYSDIQSGMMDAFASVISNNLNVVMKQLTLISIILMIPTLIASIFGMNVPNSFENSSWAMPSIIVSSLLLSIIGVVVFRKRQWI; translated from the coding sequence ATGATTAAAATTTTTAAATCATTTGGGGGTTATATCGAAATTCCCAAAGCTGAAAAAGGCTGTTGGATTAACGTCACACAGCCTACTTCTGACGAGGTTCAGCGACTCCACCACGAATTTCAGCTACCTGCTGATATTATTCAGGATATTTTAGATACGGACGAACGATCGCGTGTTGAATTCGACGATGATTGGTCTTTAGTGATTATGCGTGTTCCGGTCGAAAGTTCGAATAAGGGAACGCCATTTCACACCATCCCTCTGGGAATTTATGTGTCGCAGGATTTTACACTAACCTTGTGTTTGCAGAATAATGAGGTTTTGCCTATTGAGAAATCCTCACCTTTTAGAGAGCAGTATAGTGCTGTATCCGATGTGTATAATTTTATACTAAGACTTTTCCTTCGTTCCGGAAATATTTATCTGAAATATCTGAAACAAATCAATCAGCAGACAGCATTGATTGAACAGGATCTGGAGAAATCCATTAAGAACAGAGAACTGAATAAGCTTTTGAAAATGGAGAAGTGTTTGGTGTATTTTATTACATCGATAAAGGCCAACGAGATTGTTTTGGCTAAGCTTCGAAATTCAAAAAAAATCAGCAGTGAGATTAATCAGGATTTATTGGATGATGCTATTATCGAGAATAAGCAGGCTTTGGAGATGGCCCAAATTTATTCGGATATTCAGAGTGGGATGATGGATGCTTTTGCATCGGTTATATCGAATAATCTGAATGTAGTGATGAAACAGTTGACCCTAATTTCAATTATTCTGATGATTCCAACCTTGATAGCCAGTATATTTGGAATGAATGTTCCCAATTCGTTCGAAAATTCGTCTTGGGCAATGCCATCAATTATTGTGAGTTCCTTATTGTTATCCATTATAGGTGTCGTGGTGTTCCGAAAGCGTCAGTGGATATAG
- a CDS encoding zinc ribbon domain-containing protein, which produces MEKKYKNCQSCGMPLKRDEKGGGTNKDGSKSHMYCSYCFEQGEFLSPEIDSAEKMQAFCKVKLKEMGFPGFIAGFFTKGIPKLERWKE; this is translated from the coding sequence ATGGAAAAGAAATATAAAAATTGTCAGAGCTGTGGCATGCCACTGAAGAGAGATGAAAAAGGTGGTGGTACAAATAAGGATGGTAGTAAAAGCCACATGTATTGTTCCTATTGTTTTGAGCAAGGTGAATTTCTGAGCCCGGAGATTGATTCGGCAGAAAAAATGCAAGCCTTTTGTAAGGTGAAGCTTAAGGAGATGGGCTTTCCTGGTTTCATTGCTGGCTTTTTTACCAAGGGAATACCGAAGCTGGAGAGGTGGAAAGAATAA
- a CDS encoding Lrp/AsnC family transcriptional regulator yields the protein MENLDRTDRKILELLQQDCRITIKELAEKLHLSNTPVYERVKKLERSGIIKNYVAVLDPEKIDRSMVVFISVSITKHTRDVVQKFETEVLALPEVMEFYITSGNFDAMLKIMVKDMHAFHHFIQEKLSKFEYITRFNSTFVISSADKIGYDL from the coding sequence ATGGAAAATTTAGATCGTACTGACAGGAAAATATTAGAGCTTCTTCAGCAAGATTGTCGTATTACAATCAAGGAGTTAGCAGAAAAGCTTCATTTGAGTAATACGCCTGTTTACGAGAGGGTGAAAAAGTTGGAACGAAGTGGCATTATTAAAAATTATGTGGCCGTGCTCGATCCTGAGAAAATTGACCGAAGTATGGTTGTTTTTATCTCTGTTTCAATAACGAAACATACTCGCGATGTGGTTCAAAAGTTTGAAACCGAAGTCCTGGCTTTACCCGAGGTGATGGAATTTTATATTACTTCGGGGAATTTTGATGCCATGTTGAAAATCATGGTGAAGGATATGCATGCTTTTCATCATTTTATTCAGGAGAAGCTCTCAAAATTTGAATACATCACACGGTTCAACAGCACATTTGTGATTTCTTCGGCAGATAAGATTGGGTATGATTTATAA
- a CDS encoding 2-oxoacid:acceptor oxidoreductase family protein, whose protein sequence is MKEIRWHGRGGQGGFTASRLLGIAASVHGGKHALAFPSFGPERRGAPVLAFTKIDDSKIHDRSEVQESDYVVVMDETLITPGFEKGIRPGATILVNTENIEKYRIELKDFQVLGIDATSMAMEILGRPITNTAMYGALAAASGLVSKEAAIASIHTEMKPKLAALNEKIVERAFEAIKA, encoded by the coding sequence ATGAAAGAAATTAGATGGCACGGAAGAGGAGGACAAGGTGGCTTTACCGCTTCTCGTCTTTTAGGAATTGCAGCTAGTGTTCACGGAGGCAAGCATGCTTTGGCATTTCCATCCTTTGGACCTGAGCGTAGAGGTGCTCCCGTATTGGCCTTTACTAAAATTGATGACAGCAAAATTCATGATCGCAGCGAGGTACAGGAAAGCGACTACGTGGTGGTTATGGATGAAACATTAATCACCCCGGGATTTGAAAAAGGAATTCGACCTGGAGCAACTATCCTGGTTAACACTGAGAATATTGAAAAATACCGCATAGAATTAAAAGACTTTCAGGTGCTTGGTATTGATGCGACTTCAATGGCTATGGAAATCTTAGGAAGACCAATTACCAATACAGCCATGTATGGTGCCTTAGCTGCTGCATCAGGATTGGTAAGCAAAGAAGCTGCAATCGCTAGTATTCACACCGAGATGAAACCAAAACTAGCTGCTTTGAATGAAAAGATTGTAGAAAGAGCCTTTGAAGCGATTAAGGCATAA
- a CDS encoding 4Fe-4S binding protein codes for MDRPKKTEFTFPTHINDYPTGPQYKAGYLPETNAGWRTFRPVVDHDACVYCLRCYLLCPDGTIIKDNGQIKIDMDYCKGCGVCAHECPKDAIEMVKEQL; via the coding sequence ATGGATAGACCTAAAAAAACGGAATTTACATTCCCAACACATATAAACGATTACCCTACCGGCCCTCAATACAAGGCTGGTTACCTACCTGAAACCAATGCGGGCTGGCGAACATTCCGTCCCGTAGTCGATCACGATGCTTGTGTTTACTGTCTTCGTTGCTACCTGCTTTGTCCGGATGGCACCATCATAAAAGACAATGGACAAATCAAAATCGACATGGATTATTGCAAAGGCTGTGGCGTATGCGCACACGAATGCCCAAAGGATGCAATTGAGATGGTAAAAGAACAACTTTAA
- a CDS encoding pyruvate ferredoxin oxidoreductase — protein sequence MKSNKIFISGDEAVAQGVRLSRPHVVAAYPITPQTITVERLSEMVEAGEMDGEYMHVESEHSAISATMGASAVGARTFTASSSQGLLYMAEGLHYCSGGRWPVVMMNANRSVALPWSIYGDQRDSLSLLDCGWIQVYVEDAQEALDMIIQAYKIAEHKDVLTPMMVNLDGFILTHTYELVEIPEQEMVDKFLPPFQTPNKMSFEEPKNLGFSSKPDDNTEFKYQQNEAMFNAVKVLKDVDQEFAETFGREYHGMVEEYRCEDAEVVLVALGSVCGTVRVVVDKMRAEGKKVGLLKIRYMRPFPEAEVKDLARRVQAMGVIDKDISFGYEGTVYTNVNSAISKIDKYVYKSNFVGGLGGRDITKADIEEMFNKLFSGIENKSEEKVEFFSLNVETND from the coding sequence ATGAAATCAAATAAAATATTCATATCTGGTGATGAGGCTGTTGCTCAGGGCGTGCGATTATCGCGTCCACATGTGGTTGCTGCCTACCCAATCACCCCGCAAACCATCACCGTTGAGCGCCTATCAGAAATGGTAGAAGCTGGTGAGATGGATGGCGAATACATGCACGTAGAGTCTGAACACTCTGCTATTTCAGCAACAATGGGTGCCAGCGCAGTTGGTGCCAGAACCTTTACCGCATCTTCATCGCAAGGGCTATTGTATATGGCCGAAGGTCTGCATTACTGCTCTGGTGGTCGATGGCCGGTGGTGATGATGAATGCCAACCGTTCGGTGGCTTTGCCATGGAGTATCTACGGCGATCAGCGCGATTCATTGTCGCTATTGGATTGCGGATGGATTCAGGTTTATGTGGAAGATGCACAGGAAGCTTTGGATATGATTATCCAGGCCTACAAAATTGCTGAACACAAAGACGTCCTTACACCAATGATGGTGAATTTGGATGGTTTTATACTGACTCATACTTACGAATTGGTTGAGATTCCTGAGCAGGAGATGGTGGATAAATTTTTGCCTCCATTTCAAACACCTAACAAAATGTCATTCGAAGAGCCAAAGAACTTAGGTTTCAGCTCTAAGCCAGATGACAATACGGAATTCAAATATCAACAAAATGAGGCGATGTTTAACGCTGTAAAGGTGCTTAAAGATGTCGATCAGGAGTTTGCTGAAACATTTGGTAGAGAATACCATGGTATGGTTGAAGAATACCGTTGCGAAGATGCAGAGGTTGTTTTGGTTGCTCTTGGTAGTGTTTGTGGAACCGTTCGTGTAGTGGTTGACAAAATGCGAGCTGAAGGCAAGAAGGTGGGGTTGTTAAAGATTCGTTACATGCGTCCATTCCCCGAAGCTGAAGTTAAAGATTTGGCACGTCGTGTTCAGGCAATGGGTGTGATCGATAAAGATATCTCTTTCGGTTACGAAGGAACGGTTTATACCAATGTGAACTCAGCTATTTCTAAGATTGACAAATATGTTTACAAGAGCAATTTTGTAGGCGGATTAGGAGGTCGTGATATCACAAAAGCTGATATCGAAGAGATGTTCAACAAGCTATTCAGCGGAATTGAGAACAAGAGTGAAGAAAAAGTAGAATTTTTTAGCCTTAACGTAGAAACCAATGACTAA
- a CDS encoding thiamine pyrophosphate-dependent enzyme — MTNLVDIPKVNAKNMTEKEFFYGHKACAGCGGSVAVRLALKVLGERTYTALPAGCMSAVGFIYPQMAFNTNAVITTFPGAASMASGIAAGAKALGQKDVKTVVFAGDGGTADIGFQALSGMIDRNDDVLYICYDNEAYMNTGIQKSGLTPYGTKTTTTPAGKNIPGTVTHKKNLFEIIAAHDIAYAATASIGYPQDFLNKVNKAKHTKGATFIHVYASCPTGWGTPTETSIEIAKDAVDCGLIFLAEFEDGEYKLNRNPKEFAPVKDYLKKQGRFKHMTDEDIQCVIDNRDRKWARMRKQWL, encoded by the coding sequence ATGACTAATCTAGTAGATATCCCAAAAGTGAATGCGAAAAACATGACCGAGAAGGAATTTTTCTATGGTCATAAAGCTTGTGCCGGATGTGGCGGAAGTGTGGCAGTACGATTGGCACTTAAAGTATTAGGTGAGCGCACCTATACAGCCCTACCAGCCGGATGTATGTCGGCAGTAGGTTTTATTTATCCTCAAATGGCATTCAATACCAATGCCGTAATCACAACTTTCCCCGGAGCAGCCAGTATGGCCTCTGGAATTGCTGCCGGAGCTAAGGCTTTGGGACAAAAAGATGTGAAAACCGTTGTCTTTGCCGGTGACGGTGGTACAGCCGATATCGGGTTTCAGGCCCTGTCAGGTATGATTGATCGTAACGACGATGTACTTTATATCTGCTACGATAACGAAGCCTATATGAATACGGGTATTCAAAAAAGTGGTTTGACGCCCTACGGAACTAAAACCACAACAACGCCTGCAGGAAAGAATATCCCGGGAACAGTGACTCACAAAAAGAATTTGTTTGAGATTATTGCCGCTCACGATATTGCTTATGCAGCAACAGCGAGTATTGGTTACCCTCAGGATTTCCTAAACAAAGTGAACAAAGCCAAGCATACCAAAGGTGCCACCTTTATTCATGTGTACGCTTCTTGTCCAACAGGATGGGGAACACCTACTGAAACTTCTATTGAGATTGCTAAGGATGCCGTAGACTGTGGTTTGATTTTCTTAGCAGAATTTGAGGATGGCGAATACAAATTAAATCGCAATCCTAAAGAATTTGCACCAGTAAAAGACTATTTGAAAAAGCAAGGCCGATTCAAGCACATGACAGATGAGGACATTCAATGCGTGATTGATAATCGCGACAGAAAATGGGCCCGCATGCGCAAGCAGTGGTTGTAG
- a CDS encoding PLP-dependent aminotransferase family protein — protein MISDLKGTFSKISNNNKRSAIREILKLTQNPEIISFAGGLPAPESFPVDALDTIVSDMLREEGAAVLQYDATEGVKELREVLLKKYTDEGTQATLDNLIITTGSQQGLDLVGKVFVNEGDVVICGLPSYLGGIGAFQAYGAKMAGVPMDEQGMSAELLEAKLIELQEQGIKPKFIYVIPDFQNPTGITMPESRRLEIIALAHKYDVLIVEDCPYREVRFDGQPQRMMYDLDNDNHVITLGTFSKIFAPGFRIGWILGPADVNEKIVIAKQSADLCTPTFVQKIAVRYMNSGVFETNLQKTIDLYHQRRDVMLAELEKHMPEGVKWTHPEGGMFLFITLPEHMDAMDLFHKAIEKKVAFVTGNVFYCDGGGTNTMRLNFSYVNNEKAIAGVERLAEIIKAEM, from the coding sequence ATGATCAGCGATTTAAAAGGAACTTTTTCCAAAATCAGCAATAACAACAAAAGATCAGCAATTCGTGAGATCTTAAAATTGACTCAGAATCCTGAAATTATTTCATTTGCAGGTGGCTTGCCAGCTCCCGAATCATTTCCTGTGGATGCCTTGGATACCATTGTTTCGGATATGTTGCGCGAAGAAGGCGCAGCTGTCTTACAGTACGATGCAACCGAAGGGGTAAAAGAATTAAGAGAAGTGCTTTTAAAGAAATATACGGATGAAGGCACGCAAGCGACTTTAGATAATCTGATTATCACAACCGGATCGCAACAAGGACTTGACCTGGTAGGTAAAGTTTTTGTAAACGAAGGTGATGTGGTCATTTGTGGTCTGCCATCGTACTTAGGTGGTATTGGTGCTTTTCAGGCTTATGGCGCTAAAATGGCTGGTGTTCCAATGGATGAGCAAGGCATGAGTGCTGAGCTTTTGGAAGCCAAATTAATAGAATTACAAGAGCAGGGTATCAAGCCTAAATTCATTTATGTGATTCCTGACTTTCAGAACCCAACAGGTATTACCATGCCTGAATCGCGTCGTTTGGAGATTATCGCATTGGCTCACAAATACGATGTACTTATTGTTGAAGATTGTCCTTACCGTGAAGTACGATTCGATGGTCAGCCACAGCGTATGATGTACGATTTGGATAATGACAATCATGTAATCACTTTGGGAACATTCTCGAAGATTTTTGCTCCGGGATTCCGCATTGGCTGGATTCTAGGACCGGCAGATGTGAATGAAAAGATTGTGATTGCAAAACAGTCAGCTGACTTGTGTACACCAACTTTTGTACAAAAAATTGCCGTTCGTTATATGAACTCTGGGGTGTTCGAAACCAACCTTCAGAAAACGATCGATTTGTATCACCAGCGTCGTGATGTGATGTTGGCGGAATTGGAAAAGCACATGCCTGAAGGTGTAAAATGGACCCACCCTGAAGGGGGAATGTTCCTATTCATCACCCTTCCTGAACATATGGACGCCATGGATCTGTTCCACAAAGCCATTGAAAAAAAGGTGGCTTTCGTAACCGGGAATGTATTCTATTGCGACGGTGGCGGAACGAACACCATGCGTTTGAACTTCTCATATGTCAACAACGAGAAGGCCATAGCAGGTGTTGAACGTTTGGCTGAAATCATTAAAGCTGAAATGTAG
- a CDS encoding phosphate acyltransferase, with the protein MKAIKSLKEMVSHLENLAVNKKIAVAVAEDDNTIGALIEASKAGFASPILIGCKEKIVKLLSAENVEPDAFQIVDLPDQQEAVTEAVRMVKEGEADVLMKGLIGTDKFLKAVLNKDKGLLPPKAIMSYVCALDLPKYDKLLFISDTAVLPYPDLNQKIAMVNYSVAMAKRFGIEKPKVALISATEKPNPTFTSSIDDTTICKMADRGQIKDCVIDGPLDVFLACDKESIAIKGVETPINGEADALIFPSLEAANTFYKGLMLFGGGELAGLIQGTIKPVVVMSRSESQKSKFYCIALSCLMA; encoded by the coding sequence ATGAAGGCTATAAAATCGCTTAAGGAAATGGTTTCACACCTGGAAAATCTGGCTGTGAACAAAAAAATTGCTGTTGCTGTTGCCGAAGACGACAACACCATTGGCGCTTTGATTGAAGCTTCAAAAGCAGGTTTTGCAAGTCCGATATTAATCGGGTGCAAAGAAAAAATTGTAAAACTCCTCTCTGCTGAAAATGTAGAGCCTGATGCCTTCCAAATTGTTGATTTACCCGATCAGCAGGAAGCGGTTACCGAGGCCGTGCGTATGGTAAAGGAAGGAGAAGCAGATGTGCTGATGAAGGGTTTAATCGGGACAGATAAATTCCTTAAAGCAGTCTTGAATAAGGACAAAGGTCTTTTGCCTCCCAAAGCCATTATGTCTTATGTGTGTGCGCTCGATCTTCCAAAATACGACAAACTACTCTTTATTTCGGACACAGCTGTATTGCCATACCCCGATTTGAACCAAAAAATCGCCATGGTGAATTACAGTGTGGCAATGGCAAAACGCTTTGGAATTGAAAAGCCTAAAGTCGCCTTGATTAGCGCAACCGAAAAACCCAATCCAACTTTCACTTCATCCATAGATGATACAACAATTTGCAAGATGGCCGATAGAGGTCAAATTAAAGACTGTGTTATAGATGGTCCTTTGGATGTTTTTCTGGCCTGCGATAAGGAAAGTATTGCCATCAAAGGGGTGGAAACACCGATCAATGGTGAGGCCGATGCCCTTATTTTCCCATCATTGGAAGCAGCCAACACCTTTTACAAAGGACTCATGTTATTTGGAGGTGGCGAATTGGCTGGTTTAATTCAGGGAACCATAAAACCCGTGGTTGTGATGTCGCGAAGCGAAAGTCAAAAATCAAAATTCTATTGTATTGCGCTTTCCTGTTTAATGGCTTAA
- a CDS encoding molybdopterin-containing oxidoreductase family protein — MKLISSACPRNCYSSCSIKVRVENNRICGIEPHPENRATPEGPCIKGLAYVERANSKERILYPQKRIAEGKYQRISWDEALDCIAENLSTCKEQFGPHSVLYFASSGMSGLLNGVSTSFWKLFGGATTTYGNLCWPAGLEATRLTMGANKHNAPWDLEHAKLIVLWGKNPAETNIQEMIPIEKAQEKGAQFVVIDPRRTPSTERANSLFQVKSGTDAALALGLAREIIKNDWIDHDFIEKNVLGFEQFKERVEAYTAEKVSQICRISQDAIRDLAKQIGTIKPMTLIPGYGMQRYENGGQTTRCLLALSVITGNIGKQGACWHYANLQSYVFDDLKEPESYFPGCEHPSFRRKISVAKLGEDLLKLIDPEIKMIWVERGNPLSQNPDTHTIRKAFRKADFRVVVEQFMTDTAYEADIILPAKNMFEQSDIIGSYWNPYVQLKQKVLEPAGEVKPETEIYYLLAKRLGMDTAEISKYIPDPTDEAIENYLENCLEKFPELSLEALKKGPQLANSFEEIPFADHQFPTPSGKIELYSKEAEEMWGIDPLPDYVPLPVQNEFPLQLISPNSKNRIHSQFGNLDVIKQFEPEAYLFVHPLDAEAKGIANMEYVELYNHQGRAEVKVQFDLGLRPGNVVLTNGHWAINGAAPNLFTKGTETDIGHGTAFHNTWVNLKKINN, encoded by the coding sequence ATGAAGCTCATCTCATCTGCCTGCCCTCGAAATTGCTACAGCTCCTGTAGCATAAAAGTTAGAGTAGAGAACAACAGGATTTGTGGTATTGAACCACATCCCGAAAACAGGGCAACTCCCGAAGGGCCATGCATCAAAGGCCTGGCCTATGTGGAGCGCGCCAATTCAAAAGAGCGGATTTTATACCCACAAAAACGAATTGCAGAAGGCAAATACCAACGCATTTCATGGGATGAGGCTTTAGACTGCATTGCTGAAAACTTATCGACTTGTAAAGAACAGTTTGGTCCCCATTCGGTCTTGTATTTCGCATCAAGCGGCATGTCAGGTTTACTGAATGGAGTCAGCACCTCTTTTTGGAAACTCTTTGGCGGTGCCACCACCACCTACGGCAACCTGTGTTGGCCTGCGGGATTGGAAGCCACCCGTTTAACAATGGGAGCCAACAAACACAATGCTCCCTGGGATTTGGAACATGCCAAACTGATTGTTTTGTGGGGGAAAAATCCGGCGGAAACCAATATTCAGGAGATGATTCCCATCGAAAAGGCACAGGAAAAAGGAGCGCAGTTTGTGGTCATCGATCCCAGAAGAACCCCGTCTACCGAACGTGCAAACTCTTTATTTCAGGTGAAATCGGGAACCGATGCGGCTTTGGCTTTAGGTCTGGCCCGGGAAATCATCAAAAACGATTGGATCGATCACGACTTTATTGAAAAAAACGTCCTGGGTTTCGAGCAATTTAAAGAGCGAGTAGAGGCTTACACTGCTGAAAAGGTCTCGCAGATTTGTCGAATTTCACAAGATGCCATTCGGGACCTGGCCAAACAAATTGGAACCATCAAGCCCATGACCCTCATCCCGGGCTATGGCATGCAACGCTACGAAAATGGAGGTCAGACCACACGCTGTTTGCTGGCCCTTTCGGTCATAACCGGAAATATTGGCAAACAAGGGGCTTGCTGGCATTATGCCAATCTGCAAAGCTATGTATTCGACGATTTGAAAGAACCCGAATCCTATTTCCCGGGTTGTGAACACCCCAGTTTCCGAAGAAAAATATCGGTAGCCAAACTGGGCGAAGACCTGTTAAAACTTATCGATCCGGAAATTAAGATGATTTGGGTTGAACGAGGCAATCCCCTTTCTCAGAATCCGGATACCCACACCATTCGCAAGGCTTTTCGAAAAGCCGATTTTCGTGTGGTGGTGGAACAATTCATGACCGATACGGCTTACGAGGCCGATATCATTCTGCCAGCCAAAAACATGTTTGAGCAATCCGATATTATCGGTTCCTATTGGAACCCATACGTGCAATTGAAACAAAAAGTGCTGGAACCTGCGGGCGAAGTAAAACCCGAAACCGAAATCTACTATCTACTGGCCAAACGTTTGGGCATGGATACGGCTGAAATCAGCAAATATATTCCCGACCCCACAGACGAAGCCATTGAGAACTATTTGGAAAATTGCCTGGAAAAGTTCCCTGAACTGAGTCTGGAAGCTCTGAAAAAAGGGCCACAACTGGCCAATTCCTTTGAAGAAATTCCCTTTGCCGATCATCAGTTTCCAACGCCTTCGGGTAAAATTGAGCTCTACAGCAAAGAGGCAGAAGAAATGTGGGGGATCGATCCCCTGCCCGACTATGTGCCTTTGCCTGTACAAAACGAATTTCCCTTGCAATTGATTTCGCCCAATTCAAAAAACAGAATCCATTCACAATTTGGAAATCTGGACGTGATCAAACAATTCGAACCTGAGGCTTACCTGTTTGTACATCCGCTGGATGCCGAAGCTAAAGGAATTGCCAATATGGAGTATGTGGAACTTTATAACCATCAGGGACGAGCCGAAGTTAAAGTACAATTCGATTTGGGCTTGCGACCCGGCAATGTGGTGCTCACCAATGGGCATTGGGCCATAAATGGAGCCGCTCCCAACCTCTTTACAAAGGGTACAGAAACAGATATCGGGCACGGAACGGCCTTTCACAATACATGGGTCAATTTGAAGAAAATTAATAATTAA
- a CDS encoding 4Fe-4S dicluster domain-containing protein, with protein MSEQNSDLLKGILKTYSAKNVIMTKNAFIFNTNKCVGCMACVVGCSIENGTSLQVNWREVNCHNKIKHPGLPAFHFSLACNHCEEAPCMKNCPALAYTRDKETGAIIHHAEACIGCKYCTWACPYDAPKFNPKTQVVEKCNFCVDRISEGKQPACVQACPVGALSFGQEEVNEENHLTPGFVNKGIKPAIQLIPLRDEHRKPQIENTDAIEIDTKKLESYLPQSESKISLDKEWTLVLFTLAVAGLVSWQASHQFGMIEMPLIPFAIASILAIALSSLHIGKKLRMWRFILNLKGSWLSREIFSFSAFLGLTGLQIITENQMFGYAAMAFGLFSLISVDRVYKFLKRKDELACHSAMVSLTAMLLFAWLSNISIFIELIILLKGSMYIWRKGVLKKKKQLWFPVLSVCRILCLLVPYILWDLGWITILPVYLLITLTGELIDRAEFYYESDVVTPKDELRMMN; from the coding sequence ATGTCTGAACAAAACAGCGATTTATTAAAAGGAATACTAAAGACATACAGTGCTAAAAACGTAATCATGACAAAAAATGCATTCATATTTAACACGAACAAATGTGTGGGCTGTATGGCTTGTGTGGTTGGCTGCAGCATCGAAAATGGCACCAGCTTACAGGTGAACTGGCGTGAAGTAAATTGCCACAACAAAATTAAACATCCCGGACTGCCTGCTTTTCATTTCTCATTGGCTTGTAACCATTGTGAAGAAGCGCCTTGCATGAAAAATTGCCCGGCGTTGGCTTATACCCGCGATAAAGAAACGGGCGCTATTATTCATCATGCCGAGGCTTGTATTGGCTGCAAGTATTGCACCTGGGCTTGCCCTTACGATGCCCCAAAATTCAACCCCAAAACTCAGGTTGTAGAGAAGTGCAACTTTTGTGTCGATCGCATTTCGGAGGGTAAACAACCCGCCTGTGTGCAGGCTTGTCCGGTGGGAGCCTTATCCTTTGGGCAGGAAGAGGTGAATGAAGAAAACCACCTGACACCCGGCTTTGTGAACAAAGGAATTAAACCCGCTATTCAGTTGATTCCCCTGAGAGACGAACACAGGAAACCACAGATTGAGAACACCGATGCCATAGAAATTGATACCAAAAAGTTGGAGAGCTACCTGCCCCAATCCGAATCGAAAATCTCACTGGATAAAGAATGGACCTTAGTGTTATTTACTCTGGCAGTAGCAGGCCTTGTGAGTTGGCAGGCCTCACATCAGTTTGGCATGATTGAGATGCCTCTTATTCCATTTGCCATCGCCTCAATACTAGCCATCGCCCTCAGCTCGCTACACATCGGCAAAAAGTTACGCATGTGGCGATTCATTCTCAATCTGAAAGGCTCCTGGCTAAGTCGTGAGATCTTTTCATTCTCGGCCTTTCTTGGGCTAACGGGTCTGCAAATCATTACCGAGAATCAGATGTTTGGCTATGCCGCTATGGCTTTTGGACTCTTCAGTCTGATTTCCGTCGATCGGGTTTATAAATTTCTGAAACGAAAAGATGAGCTTGCTTGCCACTCTGCCATGGTGAGCCTAACAGCTATGCTGTTATTTGCCTGGTTATCCAATATCTCAATTTTCATCGAATTAATAATTCTGCTAAAAGGCAGTATGTACATCTGGAGAAAGGGAGTCCTAAAGAAAAAAAAGCAGCTTTGGTTTCCTGTACTATCCGTGTGTCGTATACTTTGTTTATTGGTTCCCTATATCCTTTGGGATTTGGGATGGATCACGATCCTACCTGTTTATCTGCTCATCACCCTAACAGGGGAATTAATCGACCGGGCAGAATTTTATTACGAATCGGATGTGGTAACACCCAAGGACGAATTACGAATGATGAATTAG